One genomic window of Amphiura filiformis chromosome 3, Afil_fr2py, whole genome shotgun sequence includes the following:
- the LOC140147470 gene encoding uncharacterized protein → MGLHQLFGTLAMLIIYKTFTIWISARYLIYWFAVVSSCIWLVEGLTTIQPSPCDPNPCRHGGECVANQMQFTCQCRGQWTGQLCEDKDNAGPGDLLTTPPPQITLTEEDNAGPGDLLTTPLAQITLTEEE, encoded by the exons ATGGGACTCCATCAACTGTTTGGCACCTTAGCCATGTTAATTATTTACAAGACTTTTACCATTTGGATATCAGCCAGATATTTGATATACTGGTTTGCTGTAGTTTCATCATGCATTTGGCTTGTCGAAGGATTAACAACTATTCAACCAT cTCCATGTGATCCAAACCCATGCCGACATGGAGGAGAGTGTGTTGCAAACCAAATGCAGTTTACTTGCCAGTGTAGGGGACAATGGACAGGACAATTATGTGAAGATAAAG ATAACGCAGGGCCTGGAGATCTTCTTACTACACCACCTCCACAAATTACACTTACTGAAGAAG ATAATGCAGGGCCTGGAGATCTTCTTACTACACCACTTGCCCAAATCACACTTACTGAAGAAG AGTAG
- the LOC140147767 gene encoding uncharacterized protein, with amino-acid sequence MGFQQPFDFFYICEASRIWTSGGYLIYWFTVVSSCICLVEGLTTIQPSPCDPNPCQHGGECVINQMQFTCQCKGQWTGELCDDKDNAGPGDLLTTPPPQITLTEGGQQTTTPQTTDDKEAEWTLFGLNQVELIVSIGIPVLLGVPAAILAIVKIHKICKSGGYNSGADDKNAVNVVLCCIKDGSSINVASKPAVDVIS; translated from the exons ATGGGATTCCAGCAGCCATTTGATTTCTTTTATATTTGCGAGGCTTCCCGCATTTGGACATCAGGCGGATATTTGATATACTGGTTTACAGTAGTTTCATCATGCATTTGCCTTGTTGAAGGATTAACAACTATTCAACCAT CTCCATGTGATCCAAACCCATGCCAACATGGAGGAGAGTGTGTCATAAACCAAATGCAGTTTACCTGCCAGTGTAAGGGACAATGGACAGGAGAATTATGTGATGATAAAG ATAACGCAGGGCCTGGAGATCTTCTTACTACACCACCTCCACAAATCACACTTACTGAAGGAG GTCAGCAAACTACTACACCACAAACGACAGATGATAAGGAAGCTGAATGGACACTATTTGGTCTGAACCAGGTAGAGTTGATTGTCAGCATAGGTATACCTGTGCTTCTGGGTGTGCCAG CTGCTATTCTTGCAATTGTGAAAATTCACAAAATCTGTAAATCAGGCGGTTACAACTCTGGTGCTGATGACAAGA ATGCTGTCAATGTGGTTCTATGTTGCATAAAGGATGGATCATCAATCAATGTTGCCTCAAAACCGGCTGTTGATGTTATCAGTTAG
- the LOC140147471 gene encoding uncharacterized protein yields MRLYHLFEIFNMTFYEASSMVCWFAILLGLPITIQTSCDSNPCLHGGECLPNQQNQTQFTCQCKGQWTGELCNDKDGDKGPCDSNPCLHGGECPGRVSPKSAEPNTVYLPV; encoded by the exons ATGAGACTATATCATCTATTTGAAATCTTCAATATGACATTTTATGAGGCATCCAGCATGGTATGTTGGTTTGCTATACTCCTTGGATTACCAATCACAATTCAAACAT CTTGTGATTCTAACCCATGCCTACATGGAGGAGAGTGTCTCCCAAACCAACAGAACCAAACACAGTTTACTTGCCAGTGTAAGGGACAATGGACAGGAGAACTATGCAATGATAAAGATGGTGATAAAG GTCCATGTGATTCTAACCCATGCCTACATGGAGGAGAGTGTCCCGGGAGAGTGTCTCCCAAATCAGCAGAACCAAACACAGTTTACTTGCCAGTGTAA